One Eriocheir sinensis breed Jianghai 21 unplaced genomic scaffold, ASM2467909v1 Scaffold583, whole genome shotgun sequence DNA window includes the following coding sequences:
- the LOC126993204 gene encoding uncharacterized protein LOC126993204, with protein sequence MLERNCKKVTVYDYLGRPDTFPVVRCYLKCPYYEGWADAIRAPIKFATAMIGDIPGAHKPDDPETCPSLGAVRAKATAGLPDVARNGASYKFSWTNGLLYRDCVASSRPGKVGTRTLVLPSDCRQIVLQVAHESPLAGHFSHRKTESKVSDNFFWPGMWADIRDYCRSYDICQRFPEAIPLKDVDSVSVAEALLSLFSRVGIPREILSDRVHHTVSSEWEMPSDRTGLSAFDLLYGRTVRGPLTVLKDLWEDRDLQEEERTSLQYVIELREKLTECAQLAAREADVSTAKYKSYFDLRSQDRQFKPGDEVLVLLPDSTKKFLVSWRGPFKVLERRNKVDYLVDDPRGPKLYHANLLKRYHRRAQVNFAYVKDDTSAPDDDCSPTGPLEAEDPDDLVPRPLVCSVPDSALNPALDINKSLEWNQRSSLEDVLSTFKDVFSQTPGCTNTLQHDIILTTTNRVLTKNYPVPIHLRPYFEKEVNNLLQLGIIQPSSSLHCSPVVMVRKSDGSYRMAIDFRQLNSVTVFDAEPTCSVEGDLHKFAGATYFSELDLCKAYYQIPLTDRAKPLTAFSTHQGLMEFCRLPFGLVTACSTYIRLMRTVLADPPNISFYFDNVFIYSSDWPSHLTALTSVLERPRHHWLTSKPSKCRFGFPSIQYLGFVIDVVHLRPMRDKTEALKQISPPTTKKSLRSFLGMASFYRCFIPMAAELTGPLSDLPRKPQREPLPWTEDLLSRFEQLKDALPSQPVLRLPNPALPFVLRTDASNFGLGAVLLHYYKDTPHPVWYASRKLLDRERRYFPIEREALAILFGISKFDFYLRGKEFILETDHKPLVYLHKSK encoded by the exons ATGTTGGAACGTAACTGTAAGAAGGTAACCGTTTACGACTACCTAGGTCGGCCAGACACCTTCCCCGTCGTTCGGTGCTACCTAAAGTGTCCCTACTATGAAGGCTGGGCTGATGCCATCCGTGCACCTATCAAGTTTGCAACCGCTATGATTGGTGACATTCCCGGGGCCCATAAGCCTGACGACCCT GAGACCTGCCCCTCCCTCGGCGCAGTGCGCGCCAAGGCTACTGCCGGACTGCCCGATGTAGCCCGGAATGGAGCGTCCTACAAGTTCTCCTGGACGAATGGACTCCTGTATAGAGACTGTGTCGCTTCTAGCCGGCCCGGCAAGGTCGGGACTCGGACGTTGGTGCTCCCTTCTGACTGCCGTCAAATCGTGCTACAAGTGGCCCACGAGAGTCCCCTCGCCGGTCACTTCTCTCATCGGAAGACGGAATCGAAAGTGAGCGATAATTTCTTCTGGCCTGGCATGTGGGCCGATATCCGTGACTACTGTCGGTCCTACGACATATGCCAGC GGTTCCCTGAAGCCATTCCACTCAAGGATGTGGACTCTGTTTCTGTTGCTGAGGctcttctgtctttattttccagGGTCGGAATTCCCCGGGAAATCCTGAGCGACAGAG TTCACCACACCGTTTCATCCGAGTG GGAAATGCCCAGCGACCGCACCGGCTTGTCGGCCTTCGATCTCCTCTACGGGCGCACTGTGCGAGGGCCCTTGACTGTACTGAAGGACTTATGGGAAGACCGTGACCTGCAGGAGGAAGAACGAACGAGTCTGCAATACGTCATCGAGCTCAGGGAGAAACTGACCGAATGTGCTCAGCTCGCCGCCCGGGAGGCTGACGTAAGTACTGCAAAGTACAAGTCTTATTTTGACCTGCGATCTCAAGATAGACAATTCAAGCCTGGCGACGAGGTCCTAGTTCTTCTCCCTGACTCTACCAAGAAGTTCCTCGTTTCCTGGCGTGGCCCATTCAAAGTGTTGGAACGACGAAACAAGGTGGACTACCTGGTTGATGACCCGAGGGGGCCTAAGCTGTACCACGCCAACCTCCTAAAAAGGTACCATCGCCGCGCTCAAGTAAACTTCGCGTATGTCAAGGACGATACTTCAGCGCCGGATGATGACTGTTCACCCACAGGACCTTTGGAAGCAGAGGACCCTGACGACCTTGTTCCCCGTCCTTTGGTCTGTTCCGTTCCTGATTCCGCCCTCAACCCGGCGCTGGACATCAACAAGTCCCTGGAGTGGAACCAGCGCTCATCGTTAGAAGACGTACTTTCCACCTTTAAGGACGTATTTTCACAGACTCCAGGTTGCACCAACACCCTGCAACATGACATAATTTTAACCACCACCAACAGAGTCCTCACGAAGAACTACCCTGTGCCGATCCACCTCCGTCCTTACTTTGAGAAGGAAGTTAACAACCTCCTCCAACTAGGCATCATCCAGCCGTCGTCCTCTCTACACTGCTCTCCCGTGGTAATGGTACGCAAGTCTGACGGGAGCTACCGAATGGCCATAGACTTCAGGCAACTTAACTCCGTTACTGTTTTTGATGCTGAGCCCACCTGTTCCGTCGAAGGGGACTTGCACAAGTTTGCAGGAGCTACCTACTTTTCGGAGCTTGACTTGTGCAAGGCCTACTACCAGATCCCCTTGACCGACCGTGCCAAGCCTCTCACTGCTTTTTCCACCCACCAAGGATTGATGGAGTTCTGTCGACTTCCCTTCGGTCTCGTCACCGCCTGCTCCACCTACATCCGCCTCATGAGGACTGTTCTCGCGGATCCGCCTAACATCTCCTTTTATTTTGATAACGTCTTCATTTACTCGTCAGATTGGCCCAGTCACCTAACAGCTCTAACATCTGTCCTTGAGCGGCCTCGTCATCACTGGCTGACGTCGAAACCATCCAAGTGTCGGTTTGGCTTCCCTTCTATCCAGTACTTGGGGTTTGTGATTGACGTGGTGCACCTTCGCCCCATGCGGGACAAGACTGAGGCCCTGAAGCAGATCAGCCCTCCTACTACCAAGAAAAGTCTTCGCAGCTTCCTGGGGATGGCTTCGTTCTACCGCTGTTTCATCCCCATGGCTGCCGAGCTCACGGGACCTCTCTCCGACCTTCCCCGGAAACCCCAACGTGAGCCGCTGCCGTGGACTGAAGACCTGTTATCACGGTTCGAACAACTGAAGGACGCCTTGCCATCGCAGCCAGTCCTACGATTACCTAACCCCGCCTTGCCTTTTGTTCTTAGGACAGACGCCTCGAACTTCGGGTTGGGAGCTGTGCTGCTGCATTACTACAAGGATACCCCCCATCCAGTCTGGTATGCCAGTCGGAAGCTGCTTGACCGGGAAAGGAGATACTTCCCCATCGAACGAGAAGCCCTTGCCATTTTGTTCGGGATCTCCAAGTTTGACTTCTACCTCAGAGGTAAAGAGTTCATTTTAGAAACAGACCATAAACCTCTGGTATATCTCCACAAGTCCAAGTGA